The following are from one region of the Corylus avellana chromosome ca1, CavTom2PMs-1.0 genome:
- the LOC132176143 gene encoding probable protein phosphatase 2C 55: MIIKKRRLEGKHSSRPKKWGRLEGKLAETTPSKSDGAEVPEESLKMVCGAFYLPKDNPLKPIGEDAYFLCEETQTIGLADGVGGWAGKGVDAGDYARELMYNAFVAVHRQPDGAVDPKAVLTEAFLNTEAEGSSTACIAVLKGNILHCANVGDSGFMVFRDNTLVHQSPIQQHYFNCPFQLGNSKSSDRPSSATDETVPVVSGDIIVLGTDGLLDNVYPAEIEDFLKQETLEGTEDPWHLAYAIAVKALYNSQDKFCYSPFARAAELANKKHVGGKIDDITVVVARIVPQN, translated from the coding sequence ATGATCATCAAGAAGCGAAGGCTTGAAGGAAAGCATTCATCCCGCCCCAAAAAATGGGGGCGGCTTGAAGGAAAACTGGCGGAGACTACTCCGTCGAAGAGCGACGGAGCAGAAGTCCCCGAAGAAAGTTTGAAGATGGTTTGCGGTGCGTTCTACTTACCCAAAGACAACCCGCTGAAGCCTATAGGCGAGGACGCTTACTTTCTTTGTGAGGAGACGCAGACCATCGGCTTGGCCGATGGTGTCGGCGGTTGGGCTGGAAAGGGCGTCGACGCCGGCGACTACGCGCGAGAACTCATGTATAATGCTTTCGTGGCGGTTCATCGACAACCCGATGGAGCCGTGGATCCGAAGGCGGTTTTAACCGAAGCTTTCTTGAATACCGAGGCCGAAGGTTCATCCACGGCTTGCATTGCGGTCCTCAAGGGCAATATCTTGCATTGTGCCAACGTGGGAGACAGCGGATTTATGGTTTTCAGGGACAATACTCTTGTGCATCAGTCGCCGATACAGCAACATTACTTCAATTGTCCGTTTCAGCTGGGAAACAGCAAGTCGAGTGATCGGCCAAGTTCAGCTACAGATGAAACAGTCCCGGTCGTCTCCGGAGACATCATAGTTCTCGGCACCGATGGGCTTTTAGACAATGTGTACCCAGCAGAAATTGAGGATTTTCTGAAGCAGGAAACTTTGGAGGGTACTGAAGACCCTTGGCATTTGGCTTACGCCATTGCGGTAAAAGCGTTGTATAACTCGCAGGACAAATTTTGTTACAGCCCATTCGCAAGAGCGGCTGAGTTGGCAAACAAGAAGCATGTCGGGGGGAAGATCGATGATATTACGGTTGTGGTTGCGCGTATTGTACCACAAAATTAG
- the LOC132176237 gene encoding probable protein phosphatase 2C 55: protein MIIKKRRLEGKHSSRPKKWGRLEGKLAETTPSKSDGAEVPEESLKMVCGAFYLPKDNPLKPIGEDAYFICVEKHAIGVADGVGGWAQKGVDAGEYARELMNNAFIAIHQQTDGVADPKRVLNEAFLNTDAEGSSTACIAMLKDNILHYINVGDSGFMIFRANKLAYQSPIQQRYFNCPFQLGNGEKSDRPSSAAEETVPVVPGDIIVLGTDGLLDNVYAAEIEDFLKQETLEGSEDPWHLAYAIAVNLALYNSQDKFSYSPFARAAELANKKHVGGKIDDITVVVARIVPQN, encoded by the coding sequence ATGATCATCAAGAAGCGAAGGCTTGAAGGAAAACATTCATCCCGCCCCAAAAAATGGGGGCGGCTTGAAGGAAAACTGGCGGAGACTACTCCGTCGAAGAGCGACGGAGCAGAAGTCCCCGAAGAAAGTTTGAAGATGGTTTGCGGTGCGTTCTACTTACCCAAAGACAACCCGCTGAAGCCTATAGGCGAGGACGCTTACTTTATTTGCGTGGAGAAGCATGCCATCGGCGTGGCCGACGGTGTCGGTGGTTGGGCTCAAAAGGGCGTCGACGCCGGCGAGTACGCGCGAGAACTCATGAATAATGCTTTCATCGCGATTCATCAACAAACCGATGGAGTCGCGGATCCTAAAAGGGTTCTAAACGAAGCTTTCTTGAATACCGACGCCGAAGGTTCATCCACAGCTTGCATTGCGATGCTCAAGGACAACATCTTGCATTATATCAATGTGGGAGACAGTGGGTTTATGATTTTCAGGGCCAATAAGCTTGCGTATCAGTCGCCGATACAGCAACGTTATTTCAATTGTCCGTTTCAGTTAGGAAACGGCGAGAAAAGTGATCGGCCAAGTTCGGCTGCAGAGGAAACAGTCCCGGTCGTCCCCGGAGACATCATAGTTCTCGGCACCGATGGGCTTTTAGACAACGTGTACGCAGCAGAAATTGAGGATTTTCTGAAGCAGGAAACTTTAGAGGGTAGTGAAGACCCTTGGCATTTGGCTTACGCCATTGCTGTAAACTTGGCGTTGTATAACTCGCAGGACAAATTTAGTTACAGCCCATTCGCAAGAGCGGCTGAGTTGGCAAACAAGAAGCATGTCGGGGGGAAGATCGATGATATTACGGTTGTGGTTGCGCGTATTGTACCACAAAATTAG
- the LOC132176325 gene encoding probable protein phosphatase 2C 55 yields MIIKKRRLEGELVETTLLKYDRVTPEESLKMVCGAAYFPKDNPLKPKGEDAYFLCEEKQAIGVADGVGGWAGKGVDAGEYARELMNNAFMAVHRQPDGAVDPKAVLTEAFLNTDAEGSSTACIAVLKGNILHCANVGDSGFMIFRDNTLVHQSSIQQHYFNCPFQLGNSKSSDRPSSAIEETVPVFPGDIIVLCTDGLLDNVYPAEIEDVLKQESIEGTVDPFHLATNIAVDLALWNSLDEYGYSPFARAAELAGMKHTGGKIDDITVVVAHIVAQN; encoded by the coding sequence ATGATCATCAAGAAGCGAAGGCTCGAAGGAGAACTGGTGGAGACTACTCTGTTGAAGTACGACAGAGTAACCCCCGAAGAAAGTTTGAAGATGGTTTGCGGAGCGGCCTATTTCCCCAAAGACAACCCGCTGAAGCCTAAAGGCGAGGACGCTTACTTTCTTTGTGAGGAGAAGCAGGCCATCGGCGTGGCCGATGGTGTCGGCGGTTGGGCTGGAAAGGGCGTCGACGCCGGCGAGTACGCGCGAGAACTCATGAATAATGCTTTCATGGCGGTTCATCGACAACCCGATGGAGCTGTGGATCCGAAGGCGGTTTTAACCGAAGCTTTCTTGAATACCGACGCCGAAGGTTCATCCACGGCTTGCATTGCGGTCCTCAAGGGCAATATCTTGCATTGTGCCAACGTGGGAGACAGCGGGTTTATGATTTTCAGGGACAATACTCTTGTGCATCAATCGTCGATACAGCAACATTACTTCAATTGTCCGTTTCAGCTGGGAAACAGCAAGTCGAGTGATCGGCCAAGTTCAGCTATAGAAGAAACAGTCCCGGTCTTCCCAGGAGACATCATAGTTCTCTGCACCGATGGGCTTTTAGACAATGTGTACCCAGCAGAAATCGAGGATGTTCTGAAGCAGGAAAGTATAGAGGGTACTGTAGACCCTTTCCATTTGGCCACCAATATTGCAGTAGACTTGGCGTTGTGGAACTCGCTGGACGAATATGGTTACAGCCCATTCGCAAGAGCGGCTGAGTTGGCTGGGATGAAGCACACCGGGGGAAAGATCGATGATATTACGGTTGTGGTTGCGCACATCGTAGCACAAAATTAG